CTGAAATATAGCAAGAAGACTCCATCTTCTTCAAGATGGAGATGAATTGCTAAAAATGTGATAAAATATTTCTGGGTGATGACAAGTGTACAAAACACAGAAAAATCATATAAGATGTAATAAGAAAACATACAAACTTTTGCGAAAGCTCTGTCACTTTTCAAAAAACCTGTACAACTTTGCTCTGTATCATATAAGACAGCACTATTTTCAAACTCATGAATATTTGCGATATGAAAGTGTATATCACATTGCAAAAGGCAACCAAAACTACATGCTCTTGCCATCACAGGTTGCACAGCAGACACTTATTTCGGTGGATGAATCTTTTAAATCTTTTTTGAACCTTTTGAAAGCCAAAAAAGAAGGAAAGGTAAAAGAGAAGGTTTCTATGCCCAGATACCTACCAAAGGAAGGGATGTACCAGATAGTTTTTCCAAAAGACCAGTTCAAGATAGAAGATAAGAAAGTGAGACTGAGCCTTGGCAGAAACTTTTCAAAGGAGTTTGGGGTAAGATACTTATATTTTGATTTGCCAAAAAACATTGCAGGCAAAAAGATTAAGGAAGTCAGGATAATTCCAAGATACCATGGGAAATGGTTTGAGATTGAGTATGTGTATGAGGAAAAAGAGCAGGATTATGAGCTTGACAAAAGCAGGATTTTGGCAATAGACTTGGGATTAAACAACTTTGCAGCGCTTACGGATACCATTGGGACTGCCTTTTTGATAGAGGGCAGGTTTTTAAAATCAGTCAACCGATGGTATAACAAAGAAAAAGCAAGACTGCAAAGTGTATACTCCAAACAGGGAATCAAATATGGTTCAAAACTTGCTCAAATTTCTCTAAAAAGACAGCATATAGTTGAGAACTTTTTAAATCAGGCTGTAAACGTTGTAGTTAAGCACTGTCTGGAAAATAAAATAGGAATAGTTGTTGTGGGTAGGATGAAAGAGATAAAGCAGGGTATAGAGCTGGGGAAGGTGAACAATCAGAACTTTGTGGGGATACCGTACAAGAAGTTTAAGAGAAAATTAGAAGCAAAGTGCAGGTTATATGGGATAGAGTATGTGGAGGTAGAAGAAAGCTACACCTCACAGAGGTGCAGCAGATGTGGGATAATTGACAAAAGTAACAGAAAGCA
The Caldicellulosiruptor morganii DNA segment above includes these coding regions:
- a CDS encoding RNA-guided endonuclease InsQ/TnpB family protein, giving the protein MYKTQKNHIRCNKKTYKLLRKLCHFSKNLYNFALYHIRQHYFQTHEYLRYESVYHIAKGNQNYMLLPSQVAQQTLISVDESFKSFLNLLKAKKEGKVKEKVSMPRYLPKEGMYQIVFPKDQFKIEDKKVRLSLGRNFSKEFGVRYLYFDLPKNIAGKKIKEVRIIPRYHGKWFEIEYVYEEKEQDYELDKSRILAIDLGLNNFAALTDTIGTAFLIEGRFLKSVNRWYNKEKARLQSVYSKQGIKYGSKLAQISLKRQHIVENFLNQAVNVVVKHCLENKIGIVVVGRMKEIKQGIELGKVNNQNFVGIPYKKFKRKLEAKCRLYGIEYVEVEESYTSQRCSRCGIIDKSNRKHRGLYVCKECGNVLNADINGAINILLKVAGESAKEQITSSGCVNHPVRIRVA